In Fragaria vesca subsp. vesca linkage group LG5, FraVesHawaii_1.0, whole genome shotgun sequence, the genomic stretch CTCTGCGAAAGGAAAAAGAACAAACATAAACCACTTGATCTAGAATTGAATGAATATATAGAAACACAGCTAGGTAGTTTACCTGGGGCTACATATCCATATGTTCCTGCAGGGGCTGTCCAATTTGATGAGTCTGGATATAAAAGCTTGGCAGTGCCAAAGTCTGCAACACAGGGCTCATAATCGCCATTCAGCAAAATGTTGTTGCTTGATATGTCTCGATGTACAATAGGTAGCACACAATCATGATGCATATAAGATAAGGCGTGAGCCACGCCTTTGACTATGTTCACCCTTCTACTCCAGTTCAGTTTCTTTGCTTCTAATTCTTTGCTCAAGTTTGCGGAGAGGCTTCCCTTCTCTAGATACTCGTACACCAAAAAGGAGTGATGCGCATTTGAACAAAAACCAAGAAGTTTCACAATGTTTCTGTGTCGTATCTCTAGTAGTGCCCTTATTTCATTGAAGAACTCCTTCTGAGATGCCTCATCACTATCATGTACTGGATAGAGTTTCTTCACCGCAACTATACTGCCAGATGGTAGCTTTGCCTTGTAGACAGTTCCATATCCACCCTTCCCAATGCAATATGCAGTGTCAAAACTGTTAGTTGCCTCCATGATTTCTCCATACATTTTTCTTCCATCAAAATTGGCTATGGCAAAGACTTCATTCTGCATGTAGCTCTCTGCAGTGTGTTGGTTTTTCCTTCTTCTGCTTCTTCTTCTTCTTCTTCTTATCAAGGCAATTCCAAGAAAAGCAAGCAAAAGTACTCCCAGAACAGGAAACGTGATTAAAAACACTAGTTTTCTATTCTTGTTTGAGGTACTTTTATTTCCTGCATAAGGATTGCAGGGTTGCAGTCCTACAGCATTGCCGCACAATCCATTATTCCCATCCAAGGAAGCATTTTGAAATGCTTTGCTGTCAGGGATGGCACCCTGCAACTGATTATAGGATATGTCAATGTACAACAAGCCAGGCATTTGAGCAAAAGATGTTGGAATGACTCCGGAAAGATTGTTATGAGATAGATTCAAATCCTCCAAGCTCTGCAGCTTGCTCATTTCTGATGGTATGCTACCCTCAAGTGAGTTACGACTTAAATCTAGCTGAGACAGTTGAAATAAGTTCCCCAACTGTAATGGAATTTCCTGACTGAACCTGTTGTTGCTAAGATTCAAGTAGGTTAATCTCAACATGTCACCTATAAAGCTTGGAATTGACTCGTTGATGTTGTTGGTGGACAGGTCTATATATTCAAGGTCAGTCAGAGATGCAAATGTGGAGGGTATATGACCAGAAAGTTGATTATCACCCAACTTCAGATTCACCAAACTTAGCCTCCCAAGATCTTCTGGAATCACACCAACGAAATGATTGGAAGAGAGATCAAGCACCTGAATTTGAGTTGCATTACCAAGCTCTGGTGGTATATTACCAGTAAGGTTGTTACCCGCGATTAGGAGGCCTGTTAACTGTGGGCATTGTCCCCAGTTTTGTGAGATATCACCATACAACTTATTGTTGCTTAGATTTATATAATCAAGATTTGGATACACACCAAAGTCTTGAGATACATTGCCAGTCAATTGGTTCCTTTCAAGACGTACTCTGAATAAGCTCTTGCAAGTTTTCAAGCTATCAGGGATTGGACCTATTAAATAGTTGTCGTATGCTGTGAAGTTTTGGAGCAATCCACCTCTGCAAATGTTTTGGGGCAGATAACCAGAAAATTGGTTGGTATCCAATTGCACAATTGTCAGATCTGTGAGATTTCCTATCTCTTGGGGGATGGAGCCAGAAAGTTTGTTGTCACGGAGAAACAAACTTGCTAAATTGCTCAAGTTACCCAATGAAGATGGAACCGAGCCATTTAGTTGATTCTGACTCAATTGTAGATCTACCATAGATTTCAAGTTCCCTATCTCCTCAGGAATTTTGCCAGACAGTCTGTTTGAATAGAGATAAAGAAGAAAAAGGTTTGGCAGATCACCTATGGATGGTGGGATTGAACCAGAAAGATTGTTTGATTGAATGCTCAGTTGCTGAAGAGACTTCATGTTTCCTATTTCTGAAGGGAGAGAACCAGAAAGGTTGTTGTAGGCCAAGTACAAGACAGTGAGATTTTCCAAGTTTCCAAAAGTTGGAGGGATAGGACCTGTGAAATGGTTGTCATCCAAGTACAATTCAACCAATTTTGATAGGTTTCCAATATCTGGAGGAATGTCACCAGAAAGCTGATTTCCAAAGAGATACAAATTTGTCATGTTGGTCAAATTACCTAAGAAGGCTGGAATAGACCCTTCTAGATTGTTGGTGTTCAGAGCAAGCTCATAAAGAGATTTGAGCTGGCTCATTTCTTCAGGAATCGAGCCATTTAACTGGTTTCCGTTTAAGTGGAGGACTTGAAGATTTGTTAGGACGCCAATTTCTGGTGGGATGATCCCAGTTAACTGATTGTAAGATACATCAAGGTAAATGATTTTGGAGAGGGAACTAATCTGAGGTGGGATGGTGTCGAAAAGTTCATTGGCACTGAGGTCAACATATTCAAGATCAGGGAAGGACTGGAAAGAGAGTTCATGCAGCG encodes the following:
- the LOC101296677 gene encoding probable LRR receptor-like serine/threonine-protein kinase At4g08850-like produces the protein MKPSTYFDYVCPLACIILFLELVSSPKLASADSTTQAEALLKWKASFLNQTGNNNLTSWTSLPGNATNSSSACNVWTGISCNAAGSVNRINLTNSGIKGTLHELSFQSFPDLEYVDLSANELFDTIPPQISSLSKIIYLDVSYNQLTGIIPPEIGVLTNLQVLHLNGNQLNGSIPEEMSQLKSLYELALNTNNLEGSIPAFLGNLTNMTNLYLFGNQLSGDIPPDIGNLSKLVELYLDDNHFTGPIPPTFGNLENLTVLYLAYNNLSGSLPSEIGNMKSLQQLSIQSNNLSGSIPPSIGDLPNLFLLYLYSNRLSGKIPEEIGNLKSMVDLQLSQNQLNGSVPSSLGNLSNLASLFLRDNKLSGSIPQEIGNLTDLTIVQLDTNQFSGYLPQNICRGGLLQNFTAYDNYLIGPIPDSLKTCKSLFRVRLERNQLTGNVSQDFGVYPNLDYINLSNNKLYGDISQNWGQCPQLTGLLIAGNNLTGNIPPELGNATQIQVLDLSSNHFVGVIPEDLGRLSLVNLKLGDNQLSGHIPSTFASLTDLEYIDLSTNNINESIPSFIGDMLRLTYLNLSNNRFSQEIPLQLGNLFQLSQLDLSRNSLEGSIPSEMSKLQSLEDLNLSHNNLSGVIPTSFAQMPGLLYIDISYNQLQGAIPDSKAFQNASLDGNNGLCGNAVGLQPCNPYAGNKSTSNKNRKLVFLITFPVLGVLLLAFLGIALIRRRRRRSRRRKNQHTAESYMQNEVFAIANFDGRKMYGEIMEATNSFDTAYCIGKGGYGTVYKAKLPSGSIVAVKKLYPVHDSDEASQKEFFNEIRALLEIRHRNIVKLLGFCSNAHHSFLVYEYLEKGSLSANLSKELEAKKLNWSRRVNIVKGVAHALSYMHHDCVLPIVHRDISSNNILLNGDYEPCVADFGTAKLLYPDSSNWTAPAGTYGYVAPELAFTMKVTEKCDVYSFGVLALEVLMGKHLGDVVSSFPSPSANENMLLMDLLDRRLPPPTPDVEDELITIARLAIQCRHSHPQSRPTMQMVSQVLSSQNAFSYRQQDITLKSIITN